One sulfur-oxidizing endosymbiont of Gigantopelta aegis DNA segment encodes these proteins:
- a CDS encoding DUF3549 family protein produces MKAMRSFNQFFSEIDCQFQCYNLGRIVSTVEKADFIDFEETRIPWQMPFLQHAWFALLFWKNKAHGENKVDLQANEAQQHVWFIKLPLDEQAKLNLAARDDFLRRLFEVLGNYLTLSQEQKSDNTEDKLNALQKAMQDNPYGFTPKPEQMANFHAMVHKQLNLPTSEFYSSTQNYLAKIADDTKHDNDWQSLGIQGFADICARLDESDTLKYNNEKLINNALSQLPIEPFTALCSCLENYKISHDMSDIIFQRLNTLLSNAPAELNQWCLAITRANAQASVSDKQIKLLQTVLGSAVKADIELLASLAGRSWHAVTQPEILPDFLEALALAESEYPGAFKAIVADLMFIPGLREVILAAFRSPERSPQLSQAIGSFFKTL; encoded by the coding sequence ATGAAAGCAATGCGTAGTTTTAACCAGTTTTTTTCTGAAATTGACTGTCAATTTCAATGCTATAATTTAGGGCGCATTGTCTCTACTGTTGAAAAAGCCGATTTTATTGACTTTGAAGAGACCCGCATCCCCTGGCAAATGCCCTTCTTGCAACACGCTTGGTTTGCCCTGCTGTTCTGGAAAAACAAAGCTCATGGGGAAAACAAAGTCGATCTGCAAGCCAATGAAGCGCAACAGCATGTCTGGTTTATTAAATTACCATTAGATGAGCAGGCAAAACTGAATCTCGCTGCCCGTGATGATTTTTTGCGCCGTCTATTTGAAGTGCTGGGGAATTATCTCACCTTATCTCAGGAGCAAAAAAGCGATAATACTGAAGATAAGCTGAACGCATTGCAAAAAGCGATGCAAGATAACCCCTATGGTTTTACTCCCAAGCCTGAGCAAATGGCCAATTTTCATGCCATGGTACATAAGCAATTAAATTTACCGACCTCTGAGTTTTATTCCAGCACGCAAAATTATCTGGCCAAAATAGCAGACGACACCAAGCATGACAATGACTGGCAATCATTAGGCATACAAGGTTTTGCAGATATTTGTGCTCGTCTGGATGAAAGCGACACTCTTAAATATAATAATGAAAAGCTGATCAACAATGCCCTATCTCAGCTTCCCATCGAACCTTTTACTGCACTTTGTAGTTGCTTGGAAAATTATAAGATTAGCCACGACATGAGCGATATTATTTTCCAGCGCCTGAACACCCTATTGAGCAATGCACCAGCGGAACTTAATCAATGGTGTCTTGCCATAACACGAGCAAACGCACAAGCAAGCGTTTCAGACAAGCAAATTAAATTATTACAAACTGTATTAGGCTCAGCGGTTAAAGCTGATATTGAATTACTCGCCAGTCTGGCTGGTCGTAGCTGGCACGCAGTCACTCAGCCGGAAATACTACCCGATTTCCTTGAAGCTCTGGCACTTGCTGAGAGCGAATATCCCGGTGCATTTAAAGCGATTGTCGCTGACCTCATGTTTATTCCGGGGCTACGGGAGGTTATTTTAGCGGCTTTTCGTTCTCCGGAACGTTCGCCACAACTGAGTCAGGCAATCGGCTCTTTTTTTAAAACTTTATAA
- the rnd gene encoding ribonuclease D: MQVHFIDNQASLAAICQQFAQSEFLALDTEFVRQTTYYPILALLQVCDGEQIAIIDPLAIEDLSPLMTVLYNKDIPKAIHSARQDMEIFYHLNDAVPEALFDTQVSAALLGYGEQIGYAALVKLLLNVELDKSQTRTDWLKRPLTQKQIDYAADDVRYLAKLYPVQKQKLQDLGRLEWLQKDFQFLSNSATYTPSPDTMWKKTKGMNRLKKQKLAVLKNLAAFREDLAIQQNRPRRRVMTDELLIALATNPPGELSELQQLQGLSHKFLEYNGDTLIKLIQQGLDTLDDDCPKLPSYDKLNQNEEALADCLMAIVHLSANNNNISPRCLCSRKDLDALIKGKRDLALLSGWRNELIGKHLLQFLAGKAQLSYNAGQLVFN, from the coding sequence ATGCAAGTTCATTTTATTGATAATCAAGCCAGTTTAGCCGCCATTTGTCAGCAATTCGCTCAAAGTGAGTTTTTAGCACTGGATACTGAATTTGTCAGACAAACCACCTATTACCCCATTTTAGCCTTGCTTCAAGTCTGTGATGGCGAGCAAATTGCCATCATCGATCCCCTGGCTATCGAAGACCTCAGTCCTCTGATGACGGTGTTGTATAATAAAGATATTCCCAAGGCCATTCATTCCGCTCGGCAGGATATGGAAATTTTTTATCATCTCAATGATGCAGTACCTGAGGCACTCTTTGATACTCAGGTCAGTGCTGCTTTATTAGGCTATGGTGAACAAATTGGCTATGCGGCCTTAGTGAAACTATTATTGAATGTCGAGTTAGATAAATCACAAACCCGCACCGACTGGCTCAAGCGGCCATTGACTCAAAAACAAATTGACTATGCTGCTGACGATGTGCGCTATCTGGCAAAACTCTACCCGGTACAAAAACAAAAGCTTCAGGATTTAGGCCGTCTTGAATGGCTGCAAAAAGACTTTCAATTTCTGTCCAATAGCGCTACCTATACCCCTTCTCCCGACACGATGTGGAAAAAAACCAAGGGCATGAATCGGCTCAAGAAACAAAAACTGGCGGTGTTAAAAAATCTAGCGGCCTTTCGTGAAGACTTGGCGATACAACAAAACCGTCCCCGGCGCAGAGTCATGACCGATGAGTTACTTATTGCGCTGGCAACCAATCCACCCGGTGAGCTCAGTGAATTACAACAACTTCAGGGTTTGAGCCATAAGTTTCTAGAGTATAATGGTGACACCCTTATCAAGCTGATACAACAAGGTCTAGATACTCTTGATGACGATTGTCCGAAGCTACCGAGTTATGACAAGTTGAACCAAAATGAAGAGGCACTAGCAGATTGTTTGATGGCCATTGTGCATTTGTCTGCCAATAATAACAATATCAGCCCACGCTGCTTATGCTCTCGCAAAGACTTAGATGCTCTGATCAAAGGCAAGCGCGACTTAGCCCTATTATCCGGTTGGCGCAATGAACTGATTGGCAAACATTTACTACAGTTTTTAGCAGGCAAAGCACAGCTCAGCTACAATGCCGGTCAACTGGTCTTTAATTAG
- a CDS encoding SulP family inorganic anion transporter, with the protein MSSIRRVLPFLRWFPMTGNTVKTDIIAGITVALVLIPQSMAYASLAGLPAYFGLYAAFLPVMIAALWGSSSQLGTGPVAVVSLLTASAITPLAVVGSPEFVSLAIMLAFLVGVFQFMLGVFKLGVIVNFLSHPVIVGFTNAAAIIIALSQVNKIFGVEKERSEFFINDIWGVVLNLDETHLLTLIFGLGSIAGIMFARKKWPRVPGVLIAVTGTILISWVIDFEGMNGAVVGVIPEGLPSIAMPTFNMEVFGTLVTSAIVISLIGFMEAISIAKAMAAKTKERIDPSQELIGQGLGNMLGAMTSSYPTSGSFSRSAVNINAGALTGMSSVYTGIIVLVTLLFLTPLLHHLPKAVLAAVIMTAVFGLINFKAMIHAWHASKHDGIASIVTFVATLGFAPHLDKGIMIGGGLAILLYLYRTMSPRVAILGRYKDGTLRDVKVNDLKTSDQIIAIRFDGSLYFANVAFFEDAILEAVSDKPKAEYILVVGDAINQLDASGEEVLHHLNERLKENNIQLVFSGLKRQILLVLRRTGLFDEIGQENIFANEDMALEAIYKRLGESSEFDSANCPLTFPKQIIRKTA; encoded by the coding sequence ATGAGTTCAATCAGACGCGTTCTACCATTTTTAAGATGGTTTCCAATGACTGGAAATACCGTCAAGACAGATATTATTGCCGGTATCACTGTCGCTCTGGTGCTTATTCCTCAATCAATGGCCTATGCATCTCTCGCTGGACTGCCTGCGTATTTTGGTTTGTATGCCGCCTTTCTTCCAGTCATGATTGCTGCACTATGGGGTTCATCGAGCCAGCTTGGCACGGGGCCGGTGGCAGTTGTCTCTTTATTGACTGCATCAGCAATCACGCCATTAGCGGTGGTTGGCTCACCAGAATTTGTTTCTTTGGCAATCATGCTAGCCTTTCTCGTTGGAGTGTTCCAGTTTATGCTGGGGGTCTTCAAACTGGGCGTTATCGTCAACTTTTTATCACATCCCGTTATCGTGGGCTTCACCAATGCGGCAGCAATTATCATCGCCCTATCTCAGGTTAATAAGATCTTTGGCGTTGAAAAAGAACGCAGTGAGTTTTTTATCAATGACATCTGGGGGGTGGTGCTAAATCTGGATGAAACGCATTTACTAACCTTGATTTTTGGCCTGGGTTCTATTGCTGGTATTATGTTTGCCAGAAAAAAATGGCCTAGAGTCCCCGGTGTATTGATTGCAGTTACCGGGACAATTCTGATTAGTTGGGTCATTGATTTTGAAGGCATGAACGGCGCTGTGGTAGGAGTGATTCCAGAAGGCCTACCATCGATTGCGATGCCCACTTTTAATATGGAAGTATTTGGCACTCTAGTAACAAGTGCCATTGTTATTTCCCTCATTGGCTTTATGGAAGCGATTTCTATTGCCAAGGCCATGGCGGCAAAAACCAAAGAGCGTATCGATCCCAGCCAGGAATTAATCGGTCAGGGTTTGGGAAACATGTTAGGCGCTATGACCTCATCTTATCCAACCAGTGGTTCTTTTTCTCGTTCAGCGGTGAATATAAATGCCGGTGCATTAACAGGAATGTCATCGGTTTATACTGGTATTATTGTTCTTGTCACCTTACTGTTTCTTACACCGCTACTGCATCACCTGCCCAAGGCAGTACTTGCGGCAGTGATCATGACCGCTGTTTTTGGTCTGATTAACTTCAAAGCAATGATTCATGCATGGCATGCATCAAAGCATGATGGTATTGCTTCTATTGTAACCTTTGTTGCGACTTTGGGCTTTGCTCCACATCTTGATAAGGGCATTATGATTGGCGGCGGACTGGCAATTTTGCTCTATCTTTATCGTACTATGAGTCCGCGTGTGGCGATTTTAGGACGTTATAAAGATGGTACTTTACGCGATGTGAAAGTCAATGATCTGAAAACTTCTGATCAAATTATCGCCATTCGTTTTGATGGTTCTTTATACTTTGCCAATGTTGCCTTTTTTGAAGATGCCATTCTTGAAGCTGTGAGTGATAAGCCAAAAGCCGAATATATTTTAGTCGTCGGTGATGCAATTAATCAATTAGATGCCTCCGGTGAAGAAGTCTTACATCACTTGAATGAACGTCTCAAAGAAAATAATATTCAGTTGGTATTCAGTGGTCTAAAACGTCAGATCTTGCTAGTGCTTCGCCGCACGGGCTTGTTTGATGAAATTGGTCAGGAAAATATCTTTGCCAATGAAGACATGGCGCTGGAAGCAATCTATAAACGACTCGGAGAATCTTCTGAGTTTGATTCGGCTAATTGCCCTTTAACTTTCCCTAAGCAGATCATCAGAAAGACAGCATAA
- the soxA gene encoding sulfur oxidation c-type cytochrome SoxA → MKASKMKKAVLALTAAGVLGGLVSTAMATTPSEDLHNFRDYFYKKFPGVSLNEFGNGVYGIDPKSRETWEAIEEFPPYEIAIDQGEELFNTPFKNGKTYASCFKNGGIGIRQNFPFYSKAEKQVKTLEQVINECRTKNGEKALKWKKGKLAAISSYMAYTSRGKVMNVKTPKTADEIKWYEKGRKHFYGKRGQLNMSCANCHVDNAGNYIRADILSPALGHVSHFPVYRAKWGGLGTMHRRYGGCNKQVRSLPLKAQSDEYKALEYFHSYMSNGIEVNGPGSRK, encoded by the coding sequence ATGAAAGCATCCAAAATGAAGAAAGCAGTATTAGCTTTAACCGCCGCTGGTGTCCTGGGAGGCCTGGTCAGTACTGCGATGGCAACCACACCTTCGGAAGATCTACACAATTTCCGTGATTATTTCTACAAGAAATTTCCCGGTGTATCACTGAACGAATTTGGTAATGGTGTTTATGGCATCGATCCAAAATCAAGAGAAACATGGGAAGCAATTGAAGAATTTCCTCCTTATGAAATCGCGATTGATCAAGGTGAAGAACTTTTTAATACACCTTTCAAAAATGGCAAAACCTATGCTTCTTGCTTCAAGAACGGTGGTATTGGCATTCGTCAAAACTTCCCTTTCTACAGCAAAGCTGAGAAGCAAGTAAAGACACTTGAGCAAGTGATTAATGAGTGTCGTACTAAGAATGGTGAAAAAGCACTGAAATGGAAGAAAGGCAAACTTGCCGCTATTTCATCTTACATGGCTTATACTTCTCGTGGCAAGGTCATGAATGTTAAGACACCTAAAACTGCTGATGAAATCAAGTGGTATGAAAAAGGTCGCAAACACTTCTATGGTAAGCGTGGTCAGTTAAATATGTCTTGTGCTAACTGTCACGTGGATAATGCCGGTAACTATATCCGTGCTGATATCTTAAGCCCTGCATTAGGTCACGTATCTCACTTTCCTGTTTACCGTGCTAAATGGGGTGGTTTAGGTACTATGCACCGTCGCTATGGCGGTTGTAACAAGCAGGTTCGTTCTTTACCATTGAAAGCACAGAGTGATGAGTACAAAGCATTAGAGTACTTCCATTCATATATGAGCAATGGTATTGAAGTAAATGGCCCTGGCTCTAGAAAGTAA
- the soxZ gene encoding thiosulfate oxidation carrier complex protein SoxZ produces the protein MRKSSIKIRAQFNNGTILVKALISHPMETGLRINKKTGQPIPAKFIKNVKCVSNKKVLLNTHWGVAVSKNPYLSFRYSGGRTGDIIKLTWTDNTNQTDSIEAKVK, from the coding sequence ATGAGGAAAAGTTCGATTAAAATCCGTGCTCAGTTTAACAACGGCACGATATTAGTTAAGGCTCTGATCAGCCATCCAATGGAAACTGGTTTACGTATAAATAAAAAAACGGGTCAACCAATTCCAGCAAAATTTATTAAAAATGTAAAATGTGTGTCTAATAAAAAAGTACTATTAAATACTCACTGGGGTGTTGCTGTTTCAAAAAACCCTTATTTGTCATTTAGGTACTCTGGAGGCAGAACAGGCGATATAATCAAACTCACCTGGACTGATAATACTAACCAGACAGACAGCATTGAAGCTAAAGTAAAATAG
- the soxY gene encoding thiosulfate oxidation carrier protein SoxY: MRKLLKNASKAKRLFLKSSLSASVITIAIGAGFLTPMRALATWNEAAFKTNNLPTAIKSALGSDLSEASNKITIKAPDIAENGTLVPVTVSSSLEDVSAITLFSEKNNAPLVAQFELDKDCDAFIATRIKMNMTSNVIAIVTAKGKHYSTRKEVKVTLGGCGA; this comes from the coding sequence GTGAGAAAATTGTTAAAAAATGCTTCAAAAGCCAAAAGGCTTTTTTTAAAAAGCAGCCTAAGTGCTAGTGTAATAACAATAGCAATTGGGGCGGGGTTTCTTACTCCTATGCGGGCTTTGGCCACATGGAATGAAGCAGCTTTTAAAACCAACAATTTACCCACAGCCATTAAATCTGCTTTAGGCAGTGATTTATCAGAAGCCAGTAATAAAATCACTATCAAAGCACCTGATATAGCCGAAAATGGTACTTTAGTACCCGTGACTGTCAGTAGCTCCTTAGAAGATGTGAGTGCTATCACCCTCTTCTCAGAGAAAAATAATGCACCTTTGGTTGCACAATTTGAACTGGACAAGGACTGTGATGCCTTTATCGCAACGCGAATAAAAATGAATATGACATCTAATGTCATTGCCATTGTTACCGCAAAGGGCAAACACTACAGCACACGCAAAGAAGTCAAAGTCACCCTTGGTGGTTGTGGCGCTTAA
- the soxX gene encoding sulfur oxidation c-type cytochrome SoxX — protein sequence MRSFSKIVSTTSIIAVAITGLGLASTTVNAAGTSKADLEKGQALAFNRKKGNCLACHSIKGGKLPGNIAPPLVAMKARFPDRAVLRAQIFNASAKNPNTIMPPFGRHKIISEKEIDLITDFIHQL from the coding sequence ATGCGAAGTTTTTCAAAAATCGTATCTACAACATCAATTATTGCTGTTGCTATTACCGGTTTAGGCTTAGCCTCAACCACTGTTAATGCTGCAGGAACCAGCAAAGCTGATTTGGAAAAAGGCCAGGCATTAGCCTTTAATCGTAAAAAGGGCAATTGTCTTGCCTGTCATAGTATCAAGGGAGGCAAATTGCCTGGCAATATTGCGCCACCTCTGGTTGCTATGAAAGCACGTTTTCCTGACAGAGCGGTTCTAAGAGCACAAATTTTTAATGCAAGTGCCAAAAACCCAAATACAATTATGCCTCCTTTTGGTCGTCACAAGATCATCAGTGAAAAGGAAATTGATTTGATTACTGATTTTATTCATCAGCTTTAA
- a CDS encoding M48 family metalloprotease has protein sequence MNNNRFFLILHLFLCLSLIYRPLYAKEIELPDMGASSSVALTPHMEEQIGRDIATQIRNSHQVIDDLEINEYLQNLGYSLVANSDDAYQNFHFFLIGSNQINAFATPGGVVAVYSGLVLTTDTESELASVLGHEIAHVTQRHLARSFEKASQFSLPLMAGMIAGILLGAASGDGGLGAAAAIGFSAAGQQAQINYTRANEKEADRVGMRYLALSGYDPEGMPSFFQKLERKNRYVGKDYPEFLRTHPITVNRIAEAAQRAEQYKRKMSHFNSSLNYRLMKAKLTVISAARTKQALQYYRARTEKNSLAIHPEYYYGYGLALFKKQHYSQAIKVFRALKASAPQNMVYTNALAKAYIASEEKAAVNAGLKLLSTASKNNPYNLVITANYAYALMQTGQLSESILLLESYNNNNFKHPAIYKLLSRALGKDKQLVKAHIAEANYYYYSGLLDAAIEQLDIARKIMPKNDFYTLSKLNARKRAIEEEKALYELDDE, from the coding sequence TTGAATAACAATCGCTTTTTTTTAATACTCCATCTCTTTCTCTGCCTGAGTCTGATTTATCGCCCCCTATACGCCAAAGAAATTGAGTTGCCGGATATGGGCGCATCATCCAGTGTCGCTTTGACCCCCCATATGGAAGAGCAGATTGGTCGTGATATCGCCACCCAAATCCGCAACTCACATCAGGTGATCGATGATCTGGAAATCAATGAATATTTGCAAAACTTAGGCTATTCACTGGTGGCCAATAGCGATGATGCCTATCAAAATTTTCACTTCTTTTTAATTGGCTCAAACCAGATCAATGCTTTTGCCACCCCCGGTGGTGTGGTTGCTGTCTATAGCGGACTGGTGCTGACCACCGACACAGAAAGTGAGCTGGCATCGGTACTGGGTCATGAAATTGCCCACGTCACCCAGCGCCATCTAGCACGTTCCTTTGAAAAAGCCAGCCAGTTTAGCCTACCACTCATGGCAGGGATGATTGCTGGTATTTTACTCGGTGCAGCCAGTGGTGATGGTGGTCTAGGGGCAGCGGCAGCCATTGGCTTCTCCGCCGCTGGCCAGCAGGCACAAATCAATTATACTCGTGCTAATGAAAAAGAAGCGGATCGCGTTGGTATGCGCTATTTGGCATTGTCAGGCTATGATCCTGAAGGTATGCCCAGCTTTTTTCAAAAATTAGAACGCAAAAATCGCTATGTGGGCAAAGATTATCCTGAGTTTCTCCGTACTCACCCGATTACGGTCAATCGAATAGCGGAAGCAGCGCAACGGGCGGAACAATACAAACGCAAGATGTCACATTTTAATAGTTCTTTAAATTACCGTTTAATGAAAGCCAAGTTGACCGTTATCAGTGCTGCCAGAACGAAACAGGCCTTGCAATACTATCGTGCCAGAACGGAAAAAAATAGCCTGGCCATACACCCCGAATATTATTACGGCTATGGACTGGCCTTATTTAAAAAGCAACACTACTCACAAGCCATTAAAGTATTTCGTGCGCTCAAAGCCTCAGCACCACAAAATATGGTTTATACCAATGCACTGGCAAAAGCTTATATTGCTAGCGAAGAAAAAGCAGCCGTTAATGCCGGGCTGAAGTTATTATCAACGGCGAGTAAAAACAATCCTTATAATTTAGTCATTACCGCTAATTATGCTTATGCACTGATGCAAACGGGACAATTAAGCGAAAGTATTCTATTGCTCGAAAGTTATAATAATAATAATTTTAAGCACCCGGCTATTTATAAGCTACTGTCCAGAGCCTTAGGCAAGGATAAACAATTGGTCAAAGCCCATATTGCTGAGGCGAATTACTATTATTATAGTGGCCTGCTGGATGCCGCCATTGAGCAATTAGACATTGCCCGTAAAATCATGCCTAAGAATGATTTTTACACACTCTCAAAGCTCAATGCACGTAAACGCGCCATTGAAGAAGAAAAGGCGCTCTACGAGCTTGATGATGAGTAA
- a CDS encoding rhodanese-like domain-containing protein has translation MWVIKKEIDANELSRQLENLPDNVKLIDVRTPAEVARGKIGGSENLPLHIIPLKVEDFSNEDTIIFYCQTGARSAQACAFMASKGIDNVFNLRGGIVTWAQMGLPIAV, from the coding sequence TTGTGGGTAATCAAGAAAGAAATAGATGCGAATGAGCTAAGTCGTCAACTGGAAAATTTGCCGGACAATGTCAAGCTGATTGATGTACGCACACCGGCAGAAGTGGCTCGTGGCAAGATCGGGGGTTCTGAGAACCTACCCTTACATATAATCCCGCTGAAAGTAGAAGACTTTAGTAATGAAGATACCATTATCTTTTATTGTCAGACCGGAGCACGTTCTGCTCAGGCCTGTGCTTTCATGGCTTCTAAGGGCATTGATAATGTCTTTAACTTGCGTGGCGGCATTGTGACCTGGGCGCAAATGGGCTTGCCCATCGCGGTATAA
- a CDS encoding sulfurtransferase TusA family protein, which yields MANFDKELDASGLNCPLPILRAKKALAELDAGQVLHIIATDPGSVKDFEAFANQTGNELMESSENGGKFEFLIKKA from the coding sequence ATGGCTAACTTTGATAAAGAATTAGACGCTTCAGGTTTAAACTGCCCACTACCAATTTTACGTGCTAAGAAAGCCTTAGCAGAATTAGATGCTGGTCAGGTGCTTCACATTATCGCAACTGATCCAGGTTCTGTAAAAGATTTTGAAGCTTTTGCTAACCAGACGGGTAACGAGTTAATGGAAAGCAGTGAAAATGGCGGTAAATTTGAGTTCTTAATCAAGAAAGCTTAA
- a CDS encoding OmpP1/FadL family transporter, with protein sequence MNKSLKLAIAASTLISSLSLSSQVIASGFAIIENSASGMGQAFAGAAAVAEDPSTIFFNPAGMMFLEGTQMTAGMHIVDSNSEFKNKGNTFFTGTNEGGNAGDTFFIPNFYYVQDFAGKYKIGLGVNAPFGLGTDFGDKWIGRYASTESELKSINLNPSIAFRANDKLSIGLGMNIQYLEARLEKNINQFAFGSSDGSLSDGSVKVEGDSWAMGINGGFIYEFTPATRIGVHYRGEVSHDLEGDIKYKNLSPILTNFPVFANQDVTAGIDTPSTFSISMTHQLNDRLTLLGDVTHTKWSNFQELKIEGDNGSVPSLVEEKWSDSYRVALGMKYQYSPQWVLRTGVARDETPIANKRRTSRIPGDDRTWLSFGASYSPNSNLTIDVGYSHLWVKDAKINEEFTIAGIGTDYLKGEFEADVDILSAQATWRF encoded by the coding sequence ATGAACAAATCACTCAAATTGGCTATTGCAGCTTCTACACTTATATCAAGCTTATCGCTTAGTAGCCAGGTTATCGCATCTGGTTTTGCTATTATTGAAAACAGTGCCAGCGGCATGGGGCAGGCTTTTGCCGGTGCAGCAGCGGTTGCTGAAGATCCTTCTACTATCTTCTTTAATCCGGCAGGTATGATGTTTTTAGAAGGTACTCAGATGACTGCGGGCATGCATATTGTTGATTCTAATTCTGAATTTAAAAATAAGGGCAATACATTCTTTACGGGCACTAATGAAGGTGGCAATGCTGGAGATACCTTCTTTATCCCTAACTTTTATTATGTGCAAGATTTTGCTGGTAAATATAAAATTGGTTTAGGTGTTAATGCCCCTTTCGGCCTTGGCACTGATTTTGGTGACAAGTGGATAGGGCGTTATGCCTCTACGGAATCAGAACTTAAGTCAATCAATCTTAATCCCTCCATTGCCTTTAGAGCCAATGATAAACTTTCGATTGGTCTGGGTATGAATATTCAATATCTTGAAGCGCGGTTGGAAAAGAATATTAATCAATTTGCTTTTGGCTCTTCTGATGGCAGTCTTTCTGATGGCAGTGTTAAAGTTGAAGGCGACTCATGGGCAATGGGTATCAATGGTGGTTTTATTTATGAATTCACTCCCGCTACTCGTATTGGTGTCCATTATCGCGGTGAAGTCTCTCACGACCTTGAGGGGGATATTAAGTATAAAAACCTTTCTCCTATTTTGACCAATTTTCCAGTATTTGCTAATCAGGATGTAACTGCTGGCATAGACACACCTTCCACATTTTCCATTAGTATGACTCATCAGTTAAATGATCGACTAACACTTTTAGGTGATGTCACTCATACCAAATGGAGTAACTTTCAGGAACTTAAAATTGAAGGCGATAATGGTTCTGTGCCATCACTCGTAGAAGAAAAATGGAGTGATAGCTATCGCGTTGCTTTAGGTATGAAATACCAATACAGCCCACAATGGGTCTTAAGAACAGGTGTTGCTCGTGATGAAACTCCCATTGCCAATAAACGCCGTACCTCAAGAATTCCTGGCGATGATCGCACTTGGCTTAGTTTTGGTGCTAGCTACTCACCTAATAGTAATTTAACGATTGATGTGGGTTATTCTCATTTATGGGTTAAAGATGCCAAAATTAATGAAGAGTTTACCATTGCAGGTATAGGCACAGACTATTTAAAAGGCGAATTCGAAGCTGATGTTGATATTTTAAGTGCTCAGGCGACTTGGAGGTTTTAA
- a CDS encoding OmpP1/FadL family transporter — MIKNRFLAAAVTAAILLPAIPTTAMATNGMFMMGNGTKANGRAGVGIAMADSAISGADNPAAMVRVGNRFDMGIQIFDPDRTATITGNGGLMTPNGLSPSVDGSYSGSDDGPFYIPEGGFNYMISDDMSVGLIVVGAGGMNTSYSNLGLFNAGAVFGMPTSSGINLEQIKILPTLSYKVNENHSIGVSLVTVYQQFKAMGLG; from the coding sequence ATGATTAAAAATCGTTTTCTAGCCGCAGCAGTGACTGCCGCAATTTTACTTCCTGCTATTCCTACAACCGCTATGGCTACCAATGGTATGTTCATGATGGGTAATGGCACTAAGGCTAATGGTCGTGCCGGTGTTGGTATCGCAATGGCTGATAGTGCAATCTCTGGTGCTGATAATCCAGCAGCAATGGTTCGTGTTGGTAACCGCTTTGATATGGGAATTCAAATATTTGATCCCGATCGTACTGCTACAATTACTGGTAATGGTGGGCTCATGACTCCAAATGGCCTATCGCCTTCCGTTGATGGAAGTTATAGTGGTAGTGATGATGGCCCTTTTTATATTCCAGAGGGCGGTTTTAACTACATGATAAGTGATGACATGTCTGTTGGCCTGATTGTTGTTGGTGCTGGTGGTATGAACACAAGCTATAGTAATTTAGGGCTTTTCAATGCCGGTGCAGTTTTTGGTATGCCAACTTCTTCAGGTATCAATCTAGAGCAAATCAAAATTTTACCGACTTTATCCTATAAAGTTAATGAAAATCACTCTATTGGTGTTTCTTTAGTGACTGTATATCAGCAGTTTAAGGCCATGGGGCTTGGATAA